DNA sequence from the Halorussus limi genome:
CCGCGCCGAGATGGCGAAGTTGACGCCCGCGTTGGTGAAGCCCCAACCGCTGTTCAGGACGCCGAGGACCGCTCCCTCGCAGTTCAGGAGCGGACCGCCGCTGTTCCCGGGGTTGGCGGCGGCGTCCGTCTGAATCATGTCGGCCCACGTGACGTTGAGTCCGGGCAACGCCTCCACGGTGACCAGTCGGTCCTCGCCGCTGACGATGCCCCGGGTTATCGACGCCTCCCAGTCGTTCCGGAACGGCGTGCCGACCAGCGCGACGGACTGGCCCCGCCGGGGCGAACTCTCGACGACGGGGAGCGCCCGCGCCGTCGAGGGCGGGTTCTCGACGGCGACGACCGCGAGGTCGGTCCAGAGGTCCGACCCGACCACCGTCGCGTTGCGCCAGCCCTGCTCGCCGAACTGGACGTCCACGTCGGTGGCGTTGTGCGTGACGTGCCAGTTCGTGACGACGTACGCCGTTCCGTTCTCGACGCTGTAGACCCATCCGCTCCCGCCCCACCCGTAGCTCTCGTTCTCGGCGCTCACCGAGACGACCGAACGCTCCGCGGCCCCGAAGGTGGTCGTGTAGTTGCAGTCCGTTCCCTGTCTCCCGAGGTTTCCGGCAATCGGTTCGGCCGCTCTGCCGGCGTCGCTCCCGGATTCGGCCGTTCGTGCGTGTTCGCCGCTCCGGTCCGTCGCCCCGCCGACAGTCCCTACGCCGACACCCCCTGCGCTCACCAGTGCGAGGACGAGAACCCCCGCCAGTACTCTGTTCCCCATTCCCGACTACCGACCCGACGGGGCCGGCAATGAAAGTACGGGTGGCCCGAGGGTCACTTCCCGAACAGACTCGCGTGGACCGGGGCGAACTCCCGTTCGTCGGCGTCACTGACCGCCCGGCCCTCGACGCCCGCGTCGAGGAAGTCCCGGAGCGGCGGCCCGACCTCCTCGGGTTCCACGAGGAAGGCGTCGTGGCCGTGGTCGCTCTCCACGACGTGGTGGGCCGCGTCGACGCCGACGGTCTCGAAGGCGTCGGCGAGACGCTCGGCCTGCTCGACGGTGAAGTGCCAGTCGCCGGTGAAGCTAATCACCAGCGCCTCGCCGGAGAACCCGGCGAGCGCGTCGGCGTCCGAGTCGTAACCCGACGAGAGGTCGTAGTGGTCCATCGCCCGCGTCAGGTAGAGGTAGCTGGTGGCGTCGAAGCGCTCGACGAACTTCTCGGCCTGATAGTCGAGGTACGACTCGACCTCCCGGTAGGGGAAGTACTCGCCCGCGGGGTCGTCGGGCGCGAAGGCGTCGGCCATCGCGGCCCGGCCCGCCGACCGGCGGCCGAACTTCCGGTCCATCGACTCCTTCGAGAGGTAGCCGACGTGGCCCAACTGGCGGGCGACGGCGAGGCCGTCGGTGGGTCGCTCGCGGTCCTCGCCGTGGTAGTCCCCGTCGTTCCAGTTCGGGTCGGTCGTGATGGCCCGGCGCGCGATGGCGTCGATGGCGAGCATCTGGGGGTCGAGGCGGGCCGCCGTGGCGACCGGCACCACCCGGTCTACGCGCTCGGGATACCGCTTGGCCCACTCCAAGACGTTCATCCCGCCGACGCTCCCGCCGACGACGGCGTGGAGCGGGCCGACCCCGAGGTGGTCGAGGAGTCGGGCCTGCGCCCGGGTCCAGTCGCCGACCGTCACGGCCGGGAAGTCGGTGCCGTACGCCTCGCCGGTCTCGGGGTCGATACTGGCCGGGCCGGTCGTGCCGTAGCACGACCCCGGCACGTTCGCGCAGACGACGTAGTAGCGCCGGGTGTCGATTGCCTTCCCCGGTCCCACCACGTCGCTCCACCACGCTGCGGCCTGTCCGTCGGTCGCCGCGCCGTCGCCGTCGTCTCCGTCGCGCGCCCGCTTCGGCCCGGTCACGTGCGCGCTCCCGGTCAGCGCGTGACAGACCAGCACCGCGTTGTCGCCGTCGTACTCGCCGTAGGTCTCGTAGGCGACTTCGAGGGGGACCGACCGGCCGCACTCGAACTCGAAGCGACCGAGGTCGGCGGTGTCGCGGGTCCGGTTCATGTCGGGTCCGTCGCTCCTCCTCGGCGTTCGACGGACTCCTCGATGGCTCGGTCGATGTCGGCCAGCAGGTCGGCGGGGTCCTCGATGCCGACCGAGAGCCGAATCAGGTCGGGCGAGACTCCCGCCGACCGCTGTTCCTCGGGCGAGAGTTGGGCGTGAGTCGTGCTGGCGGGGTGGATGACCAGCGTCTTCGCGTCGCCGACGTTGGCAAGAAAGCTCGCCAACTCGACGTTCTCGCAGAACGCCTTCCCGGCCTCAAAGCCGTCCTCAAGTCCGAACGCTATCATCCCGCCGTACCCTCCGTCCAGATACTCGCTGGCGTTCTCGTGGGTCTCGTGGCTCTCCAAGCCCGGATACGCGACCCACGCCACGTCGTCGTGGTCCGCGAGGTACTCGGCCACGATGGCGGCGTTCTCGCAGTGGCGCTCCATCCGGAGCGGCAGGGTCTCCAACCCTTGGAGGGTCTGCCACGCGTCGAACGGCGACTGCTGGTTGCCCAGACTCCGGAGCGCCCGCCAGCGCGCCGCCGCGGCCAGCGGCGCGTCGGGGAAGTCCCGCGAGAAGTCGGTGTCGTGGTAGGCCGCGTTGTCGCCGGCGAGTTCGGGGTAGCTGTCGGCGTGGGCCCGCCAGTCGAAGCTCCCGCCGTCCACCAGCACGCCGCCGACGGTCGTACCGCTCCCGTGGAGCCACTTGGTCGTGGACTCCCAGACGGCGTCCGCGCCGTGGTCGAGGGGATTGCAGAGGTACGGCGTGGCGAACGTGTTGTCCACGACGAGGGGTGCCCCGGCGTCGTGGGCGATGTCCGCGACTCGCTCGAAGTCGGGCGTCACCAGCGAGGGGTTGCCGACGGTCTCGACGTGGACGAACGCGGTGTCCGAATCGACCGCCTCCTCGTAGGCCGCGTAGTCGAGCGTGTCGACGAACCGGGGTTCGACCCCGCGCTTGCTCGCGGTGTGGCTGAGGTGGGCGGTCGTCCCGCCGTAGGTGTCGGTCGAGCAGACCACGTTGTCGCCCCCGTCGGCCAGCACGAGGACCAGCGAGTCGAACGCGGCCATCCCGCTGGCGGTCGCCACCGCGTCCGCCCCGCCTTCGAGCGAGGCGAGGCGGTCTTCGAGCGAGCGCGTCGTCGGGTTCGAGATGCGCGAGTAGATGTCGTCGTCGGCGTCGAGTGCGTAGAGGTCCGCGGCGTGGTCGGCGTCCTCGAACTCGTAGGAGGTGGTCTGGTAGAGCGGCGGCGCGCGCGCCCCGGTGGCGGGGTCGGCGCCGTGGCCCGCGTGGAGGCTCCGGGTGTCGAAGCGGGGCCGGTCGTCCGCCTCGTCGTGCCACGCTCGATTGCTCGACGAGCGCGGCTCGTCGGCGTCCTCGGAGTCGGTCATGTACTACACGCATATTTCTACGCGAAGTTATAACCGCCAGTTACGGCAAGGATTGCAGGCGGCGAACGGGCGCTCGACTCGACCGGACGGAACGCTTTTGGGGCTCGTTGGCATACGACCTGCGTGAATCGGCGCGAACTTCTCACCGCCGCAGGGGTCGCCTGCTTCGGGACTGGTCACTCCGAGGCAACTATGTCCGGAAGCGTCCGCGAGAACTCGCCGGACTCCTCTCGACCCCAGTCGCCGGACACCTACCGGAACCCGGTCTACGACCGCGTCTTTCCGGACCCCGACGTGCTCCGGGTCGGGAGTACCTACTACGCCTACGGCACTTACCACCCGTGGAAACCCGGCGTCGGTCCCGAGCGCCAACTGGTTCCCGTCCTGCGGTCGCCCGACCTCGTGAACTGGGAACCGGTCGGTCCGGCGTTCGCCGGGGACCCCGAGTGGTCGCAGTACAGAGGCCTGTGGGCGCCCGGCGTCGGACGACTCGACGGTCGGGTTCTGCTCTACTACTCGGACTCGGAGTTCGGCGCCGACAATCCCGGCATCGGCGTCGCCACCGCGCCCGACCCCGCGGGACCGTTTCGGCCGCGGGGCGGCCTGTTCCGGAGCGAGGGCATCGGCGTCCCCAACTCCATCGACCCGATGCTGTTCGTCCGCGACGGCACGCCGTACCTGTTCTGGGGGAGCCACCGGGGCATCTACGGGATTCGACTCGCCGCCGACGGTCTCTCGACAGCGGGCGAGAAGTTCCGAATCGCGGGCCGCGGGGTCGAAGCGCCCTACGTCGTCGAGCGCGACGGCTACTTCTACTTCTTCGGCTCTCGGGGCACCTGCTGTGCGGGCGCGAAGAGTACTTACTACCTCGTCGTCGGGCGGGCCGAGAAACTTCGGGGACCGTACCGCAACCGCGCCGGGGAACGCCTCACCGTCGCCGACGCGACCGGAACGACGATTCTGGAAGGCGGCGAGCGGTTCCTCGCGCCGGGCCACTGCGCGGTGGTCCGGGACGAGAACGGCGGGTGGTGGATGCTCTACCACGCCTACGAGGCCGGTAAACCGTGGATTCAGGACACGCCGCGCCGAGTCCTCATGCTCGACCGGGTTCGGTGGCGAGACGGGTGGCCGGTGGTCGGCGAGAACGGGACGCCGAGTCTGACGGGACGGATTCCGCCGGTCGGGAACCGACTCCGTCCCCGACTCACAGTCCCTCCTTGAGCGCGAACAGGAAGACCGCGACGAGACCGAGGAATCCGAGACCGACCGCGGCGAGGCCCAGTTTCAGTATCAGGTCGCCGCCGACGTGGACGAGTTCGACCAACACCAGCACGGCGAGTAGAAGCGCCAGTCGGTCGAGTCGGGATTCGAGACGGCCGAACCGGTCGGCGAGTCGGTCCGCGTCGTCGCCGAGACCGTCGAGTTTCGCTTCGAGGCGGTCGAGTTCCGCGGTTCGGTCGGCGGCGTCCTCGGCCGCGCGGTCGTCGGTCATCAGACTCCCTCCCCGGAGAGCAGTCCGACGACCGACCGGCCCCAGAGGTACGCGAATCCGAAGACGAAGACCGCGACGCCGGCGAGCAGGAGATAGAGCGCGTCGACCCGCAGCAGTTCGAGCAGTTCGACCGCGAGGAGGGCGACCAGCAGGAGGGCGATTCTGTCGAGGCGGGCGAGACGCGAAGCGTCTCGAAACGCGAACGGTGAAACCGTGAGTGGGGCGAGCAGTTCGGGGTCGGCCATGCGCGATTGCTGGCAGGGGACTGCCATCAAGGTGTGGGTTCGCCGTGGGACTCGCTGTCGCGCCTCCGAAAACCATAGGAAACCCGACACCGAACCGGTGGCTATGAGCGAATTCGTCGTCCCGCCGGCGCTGGACCGCGGCGACAGAGTGGCCGTCGTCGCGCCCGGGTCCAACCGAGCGACCGACTACCCGCACGTCTACGAATTGGGACTCGAACGCCTCCGGGAGGTCTTCGACCTCGAACCGGTCGAGTTCCCCACCGCGACGAAGTCCAGCGACTACCTCTACGACCACCCCGAGGAGCGCGCCCGGGACGTGATGGACGCCTTCGCGGACCCCGAGATTTCGGGCGTCGTGACCGTCATCGGCGGCTTCGACCAGATTCGAATCCTGAAGCACCTCGACCCCGCTACCCTCCGGGAGAACCCGACCCGATTCTACGGCATCAGCGACAACACCAATCTCGCGAGTTACCTCTGGAACCTCGGCGTCGTCTCGTTCTACGGCGGGACGGTGATGACCGACCTCGCCATGCAGGGGTCGATGCACGACTACACCGTCGAGTATCTGGAGACGGCGTTCTTCGCCGACGACCTCGACGCCTTCGGCGACCTCCGGCCCGCCGAGGAGTTCACCGACGAGGACTTGGACTGGGAGGACCCCGAGAAGTTGGACCAGCACCGCGAGACGGAGCCGAATCCGGGGTGGAGCTTCCGCGGTGCGGAGACCGCGGTCTCCGGCCGGACGTGGGGTGGCTGTCTTAGCACGCTCGACATGCAGTTGCGGACCGGCCGATACCTCCCCGCGCCCGAGGACCTCGACGGGCGAATCCTCCTACTCGAAACGTCCGAGGAACTGCCCTCCGCGCTGGCGGTCCGCGAAGTCCTCATCGGGATGGGCGAGCGCGGTCTGCTGGAGCGGTTCGCGGGCGTCCTCGTCGGTCGCGCCAAGGCCCGCAACCTCTTCGAGGACCCCGGCCCGGAGGCCCGCGCCGAGTACCGCGAGGACCAGCGAGAGACCGTCGCGGACGTGGTGGCGGAGTACAACCCGGACGCGCCGGTCGTCTTCGACGTGGACTTCGGTCACACCGCACCGGTCGTGCCGATGCCGGTCGGCGGACGCGTGGAAATCGACCCCGCGAGCGAGGCGATTTCGGTCGGCGACTGACCCGGAATCACGGGTTACAAGACGCCTCGCTCCCCAGTGTCGAACGTTCCCGTGACCTCCGTTCGACGCGACAGACTCCGACTCGCGACCGTGGTGTTCGCCGTTCTGCTCGCGCAGGTCCTCCTCTACCCCGGCGTC
Encoded proteins:
- a CDS encoding S1C family serine protease — encoded protein: MGNRVLAGVLVLALVSAGGVGVGTVGGATDRSGEHARTAESGSDAGRAAEPIAGNLGRQGTDCNYTTTFGAAERSVVSVSAENESYGWGGSGWVYSVENGTAYVVTNWHVTHNATDVDVQFGEQGWRNATVVGSDLWTDLAVVAVENPPSTARALPVVESSPRRGQSVALVGTPFRNDWEASITRGIVSGEDRLVTVEALPGLNVTWADMIQTDAAANPGNSGGPLLNCEGAVLGVLNSGWGFTNAGVNFAISARVVREVVPALVANGSYPHSSLGADVANVGPDIAEANDLPVSTGVMVTAVEPGGPSDGKLREAPAFHLTEYVPYDGDVVLAVDGTRISDREDLLSYLLLETRPNETVSLTVLRNGENRTVEVTLGERPAIPPRPTENATVTNQTTTPDRTTAPNGTTAPSETTTVRERERTATPS
- the metX gene encoding homoserine O-acetyltransferase MetX → MNRTRDTADLGRFEFECGRSVPLEVAYETYGEYDGDNAVLVCHALTGSAHVTGPKRARDGDDGDGAATDGQAAAWWSDVVGPGKAIDTRRYYVVCANVPGSCYGTTGPASIDPETGEAYGTDFPAVTVGDWTRAQARLLDHLGVGPLHAVVGGSVGGMNVLEWAKRYPERVDRVVPVATAARLDPQMLAIDAIARRAITTDPNWNDGDYHGEDRERPTDGLAVARQLGHVGYLSKESMDRKFGRRSAGRAAMADAFAPDDPAGEYFPYREVESYLDYQAEKFVERFDATSYLYLTRAMDHYDLSSGYDSDADALAGFSGEALVISFTGDWHFTVEQAERLADAFETVGVDAAHHVVESDHGHDAFLVEPEEVGPPLRDFLDAGVEGRAVSDADEREFAPVHASLFGK
- a CDS encoding O-acetylhomoserine aminocarboxypropyltransferase/cysteine synthase family protein translates to MTDSEDADEPRSSSNRAWHDEADDRPRFDTRSLHAGHGADPATGARAPPLYQTTSYEFEDADHAADLYALDADDDIYSRISNPTTRSLEDRLASLEGGADAVATASGMAAFDSLVLVLADGGDNVVCSTDTYGGTTAHLSHTASKRGVEPRFVDTLDYAAYEEAVDSDTAFVHVETVGNPSLVTPDFERVADIAHDAGAPLVVDNTFATPYLCNPLDHGADAVWESTTKWLHGSGTTVGGVLVDGGSFDWRAHADSYPELAGDNAAYHDTDFSRDFPDAPLAAAARWRALRSLGNQQSPFDAWQTLQGLETLPLRMERHCENAAIVAEYLADHDDVAWVAYPGLESHETHENASEYLDGGYGGMIAFGLEDGFEAGKAFCENVELASFLANVGDAKTLVIHPASTTHAQLSPEEQRSAGVSPDLIRLSVGIEDPADLLADIDRAIEESVERRGGATDPT
- a CDS encoding family 43 glycosylhydrolase, whose protein sequence is MNRRELLTAAGVACFGTGHSEATMSGSVRENSPDSSRPQSPDTYRNPVYDRVFPDPDVLRVGSTYYAYGTYHPWKPGVGPERQLVPVLRSPDLVNWEPVGPAFAGDPEWSQYRGLWAPGVGRLDGRVLLYYSDSEFGADNPGIGVATAPDPAGPFRPRGGLFRSEGIGVPNSIDPMLFVRDGTPYLFWGSHRGIYGIRLAADGLSTAGEKFRIAGRGVEAPYVVERDGYFYFFGSRGTCCAGAKSTYYLVVGRAEKLRGPYRNRAGERLTVADATGTTILEGGERFLAPGHCAVVRDENGGWWMLYHAYEAGKPWIQDTPRRVLMLDRVRWRDGWPVVGENGTPSLTGRIPPVGNRLRPRLTVPP
- a CDS encoding S66 family peptidase; this encodes MSEFVVPPALDRGDRVAVVAPGSNRATDYPHVYELGLERLREVFDLEPVEFPTATKSSDYLYDHPEERARDVMDAFADPEISGVVTVIGGFDQIRILKHLDPATLRENPTRFYGISDNTNLASYLWNLGVVSFYGGTVMTDLAMQGSMHDYTVEYLETAFFADDLDAFGDLRPAEEFTDEDLDWEDPEKLDQHRETEPNPGWSFRGAETAVSGRTWGGCLSTLDMQLRTGRYLPAPEDLDGRILLLETSEELPSALAVREVLIGMGERGLLERFAGVLVGRAKARNLFEDPGPEARAEYREDQRETVADVVAEYNPDAPVVFDVDFGHTAPVVPMPVGGRVEIDPASEAISVGD